ATATGTCATCTTAGTACGAGTATATGTTCTCGAGGAGTACCAATTTTTTCAAGCGCGCTATTTCATCATTTGAGCAGAACATGCTACGCTTAAGTAACACCGATCATCATTAGACATTGGTTTTGTTTCGTGCGGCTTAGCAGGGAATCAATGAGAAGGGCCCTAGGACCTCAGCCCGGAAACGAAAACTACTGGGCCCCTTTGACAGGCCCATGATTTGTCTAAGCCTTTTGGCTGCTGCCTCCCACTATAGCCCACCAACCACTGAACCACAAGATGATATTTCCTTTCCGTCGCCTCTTCTTATATATGGCCAAATGGGCCAGGCATGATGGGCCAGCATGGGTCTGATACGAAAAAGCACGACACTAGTACGGCCCGAGCACGATGTCCATAGTGCTAGGGCCGGCACGGGCACGATCTAGGGCCGTGTCTGGGCTGCATGTCCAGCCCGCAGTGCCGGTACGGGCACGGCACGGATAATGGACCGACACGATGGTGACCCGATTATTCTCGATCGTTGGATTGAATGGCAGCAGTTTTGACCGTTGCATTAAATTTGACCTATGTATAAAAGCAAGTCCCTCCTATTCTCTCTCGTTATCTCTCTTCCAGGCCAGCCACCATTTCTTTCAATCGAGTAGTCTGAGTCCCGGCCGCAAACCTGTGTGAGCTGTGACTGTGAGTCTGTGACTGCAAGTCAACGGCTATCGTCTGAGCATCCATCAGGAGATTGGTGTCTGCAGATCTGCAGTTGCCAGGGCTAGAGCTAGATTAAGCTTAAGCTTACCATGGAGGTGAAGAGCAGGGATGGCGGCCGCGAGCAGACAGGATCCAGCTCATCCTCAGGTACCATTGTCTCAACCACCTACTGCTGCACATCTAGCGGTAGCGGCTCTCCTCTGTCCTCTAGCTCTATGGACGCCGCCGCAAGACACCTTAGCTTGGGGCTCCGCAATGAAGACGGCAACGTTTCTTGGGGAGAAACTCAGGAGGTGAAGATGCAGCACATCAGAAGCCTGGTCCAGGAATTCGTCGCTGCGTCGTCATCGGTGAATTGCAGCGTCAGAGGCGTCGACATGGGTGCCCCTGTCGTGGAGAGGTGGCTCACGGAGTTGGGCGTCGGCTGGGTTCTCCACCTCCCTAGCAGTGCATCTGCATGTGAACTGGAGCATACGTCTGATGTTGCAAGGACCAGCTGGATCCGGGCCCTTAGAGAAATCGTGGACACCGTTGGTCTCACGGAGTCCCTATTTCCGGATCACGGATCGTGGACCTGGACATGGACATGCCTAGTATTTTTGAGGAACAACAACAAGAAGAAGGAGAATTATTTCCGGATCACGGCCTCGTGGACCTGGACCTGGACATGCCTAGTATTTTTgaggaacaagaagaagaagaaggagaaggagaaggagaagaagaggctgAGGCTGTGAGTTCAGTTCTGGATGGTCAATTCCAGTTTGCACGGTTTATCCAAGAAACCATGTTGAAAATGCTCTCTTTTGTTGACGTCATAGTTGCTATTGCTATAGATCCCAATGGCAATAATGGGGTCTCGGCACTATACCAGATGCTGAATGTCCTGCTGCCTGTGCGCGGTGCTCTGTCCGAAGCCTTATCTGAGATGGGAGAGGTGCCATTCCTCCCGGCACCGCCCTCTCGGGAAGTTGAAAGGTTGTTGCGTGCAAAGAATGGCAATGCACGCGATGCCATATGGAGCACAATGGAGCGGATTAGGACTCTTATCTTGTTGGAGGGCATTCAAACTCCACATGGAACATCGGACATTCACAAGGTGACCCGGTCAGTAATGGGCTATATCAACTTCCTGCTGAATAACTACTCGACATTGCATCCAATTGTATCTGAAACAGCTGGCCTTGTTAAGCGAGTACATCAGAATGGAGGCCATCAACATTTGGACAGCATGGCCATGGAGATCACGTCCTGTCTAGAAGAAGAGCTTGCCAACATTTCAGAATCATTTCCAGACCAAGGTCTCAGGTTCTTATTCTTGCTCAACAACTTAATGCGGGAGAGGCTCCaggacaacagtttgaactcttCTATCCAAGCCCGTGTGGCAGCCCTCTTATCTAAAGTCTAGCGCTACATGGAGAGGTATCTACTAGTGTCTTGGGCACCGTTGTTGCCTTGCTTGTTCGATCCTACACCTCTTTGCTTGTTCGGTTACTCACTGGCCCTCCCCAAGTTCGAGTCTGAACTTCAGAAGACGTACACCACTCAAAAGTTGTGGAAGGTCCCAGATCCTGAGCTGAGGACAAGACTTCGCACAGCTATCATCGACAAAATCATTCCGGTCTACACAAAATACGTAGAGGATAACAAAAGTACCAACCCAAAATTCAGTCCCCAGGAGCTGGAAGAGATGCTGCAAGAGCTATTCGAAGGATGATGCAGAGTGCACCACTAAGGACAGGTCATTGTAGCTTAATTTCCATCTGTGTTGCTTTGGAAGAATGAAATGATGTTGCTTCAAATGACTTGGCTAGTGAAGCTGTTACGTGAAGCAGACCAGATGATAAGCCgttattaaagtcggctgataagccgactgaagtTATtttattgcgagagaaaaataccgtagattctagctgataagccggcaaTAAGAAGCGAACATGGCTGAAGCATTACCAAACATCACTTCGGTAGTATTTCTATTGTAATTTTTTCTTTCATTCTTAAAATAAATATGGAACAGCACATAGCTGTCTGTACCTTCTGCCATTGTAGGTTTGTACTACCTGGCCCTCTTCGCTTGAACTACTTTTCAGTCGGGTCAGCTTATTTTAGCTTATTCTTTCTcatagaacactattgaatcagccgaACCAGCCGGCTTATGTACCAGCCGAATAGGGCCGGATCAATGATATTTATACATTCTCTTTCAAATCAAATTAAATAATTGTCATTTATGCGATGGAGCCCCCCGACCCGCCCtcgggatatttaactttttaccattataacggaTGTCACCTCTTCAGATAGCACTCTTAGAATTGCTCCTACATATTTACCATCGAGAGAGAGCATTTAATACATTCTTGCCATTTTCATTGACGTGGCATGCCAACTCGACCTGACAGCATAGACCGGCCACAGGAAATGATATTTTTGCCCCTCATCTATTTCTTCTATCTCTATCCCTTCCTCGCTCGAGCTCCGGCCATGGCCGACGATGGGGTCCATGGCGGCGGCTGACAGGACATAGGGGAAGTTAGGGGGCGAGGCAGCCCGGGCCACGGCCTGCAGGTCCACGGCCGCGCCCGACGTCGGCAACAAACATGCTGACTCCTCCTCCGCCACAAAGACCACCGCCTCCACCAACACCGCCACCAAGCCCGCCTCCTCCGCCTTCATCACCGCCGAGACCTCCTCTAGAGCCACCCCCAAggccgccgcctccaccagcaccaccaccataacCACCTCCTTCACCGCTACCaagtcctcctcctccgcctaagCCGCCTCCAGCTCCACCACCGAGGCCGCCTCCACCGCCTGCACCCCCACTGAAACCACCACCCTTCCCTCCTCCAAACCCAAGCCCTACACCATGCCCAAGGCCGCCACcaaggccgccgccaccgccataccCTCCCCTGCCACCAAGCCCGCACCCAACGCACAGGTTCTGCTTCTCCAAGGACTGCGCCTCGGTGGCCATTGTAAGAACCACCACGATGGCCAGCCCGAGAAGCGCCATGTTCCACACACTGCTCGGCGCCCTCCCCATGTCAGGGCAAGCAGGAGTTCACTAGGTAGAGCCAAGTAGTAGTGATGCCGCTGCTCTGGAGCGCTGGACGAAGAAGACCGAGCTCTATCATTGCGCTTATATAGCGGGGCATAGTGGCGTGTGGTGCCCGCTGGGGACGAGGTTGGCAAGCTCGAGGCGGGGCCTTTCGCCATCGCCGGCCGTGGCTGGGGCCGGGAGGGAGGCGAAGTGGTCGAGGAAGAAGGTGCTCCTGGCGGCGAGGATACAGCGATGGACGCCGACGGCGGCGCCGCCCTTGGCCAGTGCGAGTGCGATCTTGGCGTTGGCGCAGTTGAGGAAGGTCGGGTCCAACAGGCGCTGCAGGTTGTCGCTGAGGCGGCGGAggcccatggcctcgaggtccGTTGGCGTGGCCTGCGGCGGCGGGGAAGGGGACAGGGATGGGGACGAGAAGATGATGGTGGAGACCTCTAGGGAGGGCTAGGATGAGAGGCACGTAGGCGTCGGCGTGCTCCAGTGGGAAGGCGGAGCTGAGAGGCGCGTAGGCTGGGATACATCTTTACCATTGCCGGCCATGGTCATAGCTCAAGCGAGAGGATGGGACGGACAAAGAAGAAATAGATGAGGGGTAACAAAGTTATTTCACATCCCACATACATGCTGGCTTCCCTACGTGTCATGCAcgtataatggtaaaaagttaaatatcccgctgctctccttcctcgtcctcctcactcCGGAACCCAAATCGCCTAGATCCGCCTCATCCACCATCGCTCCTCACCACCAAGCACCAGATCCGCACTCCCCACCACCTGATCTACGTCTTGATGGGTCACAGTCTGCTACGCATTCAAGTTCCATCGGCCTCGAAGA
The nucleotide sequence above comes from Miscanthus floridulus cultivar M001 chromosome 18, ASM1932011v1, whole genome shotgun sequence. Encoded proteins:
- the LOC136524693 gene encoding glycine-rich cell wall structural protein-like produces the protein MGRAPSSVWNMALLGLAIVVVLTMATEAQSLEKQNLCVGCGLGGRGGYGGGGGLGGGLGHGVGLGFGGGKGGGFSGGAGGGGGLGGGAGGGLGGGGGLGSGEGGGYGGGAGGGGGLGGGSRGGLGGDEGGGGGLGGGVGGGGGLCGGGGVSMFVADVGRGRGPAGRGPGCLAP